Proteins encoded by one window of Amaranthus tricolor cultivar Red isolate AtriRed21 chromosome 4, ASM2621246v1, whole genome shotgun sequence:
- the LOC130811136 gene encoding serine/threonine-protein kinase-like protein At3g51990 yields the protein MRFLCNTKCAITTCNDYSNLHAKQPFKLKRFAYSDLQIATNNFSQSTILGKGSHGVVYKATLTNPPLTLAVKKLTDTAENEIQILSKIRSKRIVNLIGYAVDSDKILLVVEYMPNGSLYDILHKNPNPPGLLTRVKLALQIGKAVRTLHKSNPPVMHRDIKSSNVLIDAKGNARLGDFGLAIKGHVDDSHVMDTPPAGTLGYLDPCYLAPGDLSTKSDVFSFGIFLLEILSGRKAIDIDYSPPSVVEWALPLIKSGSYEVILDRRIEGDVVDQTVVRELCLLSARCVRSRAEKRPHVSEIVRCLKKLYKRLKTGGFHAWCNVRRRVKKSRPLDDFDGSDCEAVVVPSHGRREAKESNIVRIDTNEEIVTGGAFETVRLRSRVKSNSIGSFKEMSKVGPGPGTVSEITKDLVKIKGQVMVRISSVKLSKSRSMSILYSGKNSKVKEMEVFPLLVSSTSCKTQKLK from the coding sequence ATGCGGTTTCTCTGTAACACCAAATGCGCCATTACCACCTGCAACGATTATTCCAACCTCCATGCCAAACAACCCTTTAAACTCAAACGCTTTGCTTACTCTGACCTTCAAATCGCTACCAACAATTTCTCTCAATCCACTATTCTTGGTAAAGGCTCACACGGCGTCGTCTACAAAGCTACTCTTACAAACCCCCCTTTAACCCTCGCCGTCAAAAAATTAACGGATACTGCTGAAAATGAAATCCAAATCCTCTCTAAAATCCGTTCAAAACGCATCGTTAATCTCATCGGTTACGCCGTTGATTCTGATAAAATATTACTCGTAGTAGAATATATGCCCAACGGTTCACTCTACGATATTCTTCACAAAAACCCCAACCCGCCCGGTTTATTAACTCGGGTGAAACTCGCTTTACAAATAGGGAAAGCGGTTCGGACCCTCCACAAGTCTAATCCGCCTGTCATGCATAGGGATATAAAGTCGTCAAACGTGTTGATTGATGCAAAGGGAAATGCAAGATTAGGTGATTTTGGGTTAGCAATAAAAGGACACGTGGATGACAGTCACGTAATGGATACACCACCGGCGGGGACGTTAGGGTACCTTGATCCATGCTATCTTGCGCCGGGTGATCTTAGTACAAAGAGTGATGTTTTTAGTTTTGGGATTTTTTTGCTTGAGATTTTGAGTGGGAGAAAAGCCATTGATATTGATTATAGTCCTCCTTCTGTTGTGGAGTGGGCCCTACCGTTGATCAAGAGTGGGTCCTACGAAGTGATTCTAGACCGTCGGATTGAAGGGGATGTAGTTGATCAAACGGTGGTCAGAGAGTTGTGTTTATTATCAGCGAGATGTGTGAGATCAAGGGCTGAGAAACGGCCACATGTGTCGGAGATTGTTCGTTGTCTTAAGAAGTTGTATAAGAGACTGAAAACGGGTGGGTTTCATGCCTGGTGTAATGTACGACGGCGCGTGAAAAAATCACGACCGTTGGATGATTTCGACGGTAGTGATTGCGAGGCAGTAGTAGTACCTAGTCATGGGAGAAGGGAAGCGAAAGAATCCAATATCGTGAGGATTGATACGAATGAGGAAATAGTGACAGGTGGAGCGTTTGAAACGGTTAGATTAAGATCAAGAGTAAAGTCAAACTCAATTGGTTCATTCAAAGAGATGTCAAAAGTGGGTCCAGGACCAGGAACTGTAAGTGAGATTACCAAGGATTTGGTTAAAATAAAGGGGCAAGTGATGGTAAGAATAAGTTCGGTAAAATTAAGTAAATCAAGGTCGATGAGTATTTTATACAGCGGTAAAAACTCAAAGGTAAAAGAGATGGAAGTGTTTCCATTGTTAGTGAGTTCTACGAGTTGCAAAACTCAAAAGCTAAAATAG